GTTGCAGTGCAGTGTTGGTTCTGTGGTGTGCAGTGATCGTCCAGCCCTGTGCTTCAATGGCAATTCTGAGGCTGGGGCCTGGGAGGAGAGCTCTAGGCCAGCAGCTGCAGGTTGCAGGTTTGAGGAAGATGGCAATGGCGGCGTGGCGCGAGAAATCGATGTTTTGGAACAGGTGCATTCCATGGATGTTGCTGACCTTTGCTTCCatagctgattttttttttttggcaacaaAGCTTTCCTGGCTAGATGATTGTATTTCAAGGTAGTAATGTTTGGCATTGTTTTAGAATATGTGCCAACTCTTTTTGGTTGTCTGAAATCTGCTGCTTTTAGATATGGGCCAACTTCTTGGTTCTTACATGAgcgttctttttcttttcttttggtgaAAAATACCCTCTCCTGTACTAATTGAAGTGTGGCAATGACCAACGAGTTTTTACTGTATTTTACTGCAGAGACAATTCAGTCTAAAGCTCCGTTCGATGTTACTGCATGgcatttcatttttctcaGCAATTGCCTTCAGAACCATTGAAATTAGATTGTAATGTAGTTTATCCTGCCGCATAAGAGGATGTCATCATCCAAACATGCTGAAATCCTGCGCCCTGACCTGAAGTCTGCTAAGGACGTAGAAATGTTTGACATGGTTGTGATGTGTACATCTGTACATTGTGTGCTCACTGTCACATGCTTATTTCTCAGCTGACTTGACAAAATTCTTCTGCCAACAACCAGATATGATCAGAAGATGTCAGCCTTGAGCAAAAATGAGTGGTCCTTCAGTGCTCTCGTCTGTTTTGAGGTCTGTTGTTGCTAATCATAGAACCAACTAATACATTGGCTATTGGCTTGCATTAACATTGCAACACATCACTGACATTGATGCTCAATGCCCTTTCTCCATACGGTAACCTGACTAGTCTGACTATCCTTCATCTCTGTAACTGTGGATTTAGAATGTTCACTAGATGTATGCACAGACTTGGTTTCTTAAAAAAGCAAAAAGGGAATTCGAGAGGCAAACATTTCCATTCCAAGGAAGAAACTGGAACTTAACATTTTCCTTAATTTTTGAGATTATTAAAATGCAACAGGGAAGCTAGCACATTTTTTGTCGAAAATGGGGAAATCCCCATcctctgcatcaattgatgcacacaaccattaGAACCTAACATGAGCATCTTTCTAGCTTTACCACATAGCTATTCCGACGGCGATGTAATGGATCGTCTGGGAGAGGCGCTATTCAGGTTTACTCTGTGTGAACAAGTTTGCCATGACAGATCTCCTTCTTGATTCTACCTTTGAATTGGGGATAGGTAATGGATTTCAAGGCAATAGGCATGTACGCTACACGCTACACACTTCGTTTCCCTATCACGCTTTTAACAGCAAGTAGAAGGCATGGTTTGGCTTGGCAACTCCAGTAGTAGTTTTTAGCACGACTGAAACGTATTTTTTTAGCGCGACGACGGAATCGTTATTTTCATCGAAAACGAAATGCTAAACGACCACTTGTTCTGGTCTTCTATATCGTGATGACCACAAACATTAAAAGTTAGGAGTATCATAATCATCATTGACAGTTCCAGAACCTGATTGGCTAGCCACTCCCTTTCACTCCAGAACCGCCATAATGATAGTATTGTATTATGGGTCCTCCCATTCTAAACTGCAACTGAGATTTCACGTATGCTACATGATTATACAGAAATGATGTCCGTGCAATTTCCAGGCTTTCATTCTGAACTGTTTACTTTCAGCTGATAGAAAATCTATGCATTATttgaggaaagaaaaaaatatatactccgtagatTGTTTCGGCAGTTAGCAGCTCCTGACGTAATTTTGCACGGACGCACTTCTCCACTGCTTAGGGCCGTATTTACAATATATCTCCAGAATCTTAAGGTGTATGGACGTGTACATGCGTCCATTCATCGGATTATAATGCAAGCAGCAGGTGTTACAATACAATAAGCAAGATGGCATATCTGACAAGAAACAGGAAGCTTTTCAACCGAGCTTACACTACGTCATTGGGGTTGCAGGTCAGAATTTTCATCAGCAACCTTTCAATAAAAGGCAAGAAGCTTACCTACGGCATCGGGCTATCAACTTACTCCATGAAGTTATTTTCCAAGTTATCATACGAGGACCACTACAGATGCAAGCTCCTGGCTGCCCCTATTCGCATACCCAGTTACCAACTGCTCAAGGAAGTAAGGAACCCAGCACATCAGAGAACGTCGGGGCACAAACCAGCCTGGTGAAACTAgacctgggcatgggtggcccggcctGAAGCCCAGCATCCTGGGACAGCCCGGGCATGACTTTTGTGCCCAGGCCTGGCCCAATAAGCCCAAAAAAGCCCGGACTACCATAATTCACTTTACTCCGGATCCCCTTAAATATATGTCCTAGGTGCATAATTCACTTTGCTTAAATATATCCAGGACTGTTAGCAGCACTAGAAGTCATGGTTGCTTTAAGAGCGTGTTTAACCATTCGTCAATCCTCATAATCCGCACAAGCGAAGAAGTACAATCAGTAAGAAGCAATTTGCAGCAGTTTGGAATCACAACTATACAAATTAGCCACTAAACGTACATACCCTAGTCGAGTGAGTTCAAAATTAGCGACAGGTGGGGAAAAAACTCTCTTTATGCAAAATCCTGGAGAACTGAAATCTGATTCTGAAGTGGATGTGCAATGATTGATGTCAATCATTCTCTGTTGGCATGGTATGAAGCAACCATAAAAATTTCTACATCATTTCATATGCTGTGCTCTCCAGTCAACAGCAAAATCTGTGTCACCGTCTTCATCATTACTCGATGAGTCGCTGGTGCTAGACTCCATCTCCAAACCAACAGGTTTGCTGTTTGCTTTCGCATTTCGTGCGGCTTTTGACTCCGTGAGCTGCTGCTTCAGCATATCTACTCGCTGCCTGTATTCTCTGTGTGCAAATAAATGGATGAAAAGTTGatgacacaaaaaaaagatgttgaaATTGCTAAAAATATGCGGAAAGGGTCATACTCTTGCTCGAAAGTCAAGTACTCTTCCCtctcagcagcagcatcaatCTACAAGGCACATGCAAAGTTTGCTGATATCAGCAGTGCAGAATCAATACGTGCAAGGTGTACAGTGCAAATAATGTAGAGAGGCCtaacctcctcttcttcaagGCGGTCATCAACTTCCTGGAGGTCCTCTTGAATTTCCTTTTCAAATTCTTTGTATGCGTCACTGCACACGGTTTTAATGTATTTCACATGAGAATCAgtgtacaaaagaaaaactgaaaatgaACTACTATTAGAATCCAGTGtgtcatttttttctcaaaaatatAGAGGAGAAAATGCAGACTCATGAGAACTTGACAGAAGCACAAATGCAAAGGTGGGTGTGGAAGCAACATGAATTATTTTGCAAGCCATTCTCATTACTTTATAACAGCAGAGTGAACCTAGCTAATGTCATAAAACTGTCTTTTTCACATCCGAACTAAAGATTAAAACTCCTAACAAAACTATATTCATGGCAAACTGGTGAGAATAATTATGTGGGACGACTGCAAGAATAGTGATTCTTCATGGACATGGTACACAAGATTTAGTTTAGAAACCTTACTTGATGTCAACTTTTGGAGGCTGGATACCACGTGCACGGAGATCCGCATCTTTGTTATCAAAGAATCCTTTTGGCAGGGCTCCTTTTACTTGAGCAGTTTCTAGAATATTCGCTGCTTGAGGCGATGCACTAACTTCGCTGGGTTGTGTGCTATTGCTATCAAAGAAGCCAGCAGGGACACCTTTCACCTGCATGTGATTTGGATTGGTAATGTTTACAGGGGTCATATTGGGGTCGTTTGGAGCTGGagcttcatcttcatcttcttcagtaTAATCAAAAAAATTCCCTGGAAGGACTCCTTTCGCATTGGTATTGGTTTGACTTCCTTTATTTGCCACTTGGTCCAGCCTGACAGATGGTTTATTTGCGCTTGCTTCTTTGGTCATCGATTGAACATCAGCCACTTCATGGCGTACAGACCTTCCTTCAGCGCCAGTACCTACACATCAAAGATGTTATAAAGCACCCAAGTGCGCAAGACCTTGAGGTACATCAGGACAGCTGAACATACATCCCAGCTGTTACTATGGCATAATACTGCTAGTAGGAATCCTCCCAGAGAATAGACACACACGAAATGTTCACTACATATGGAAGCTCTAGTGCTCTACAGATATACATATATAACATCATTGGTATTAATGTGTTTCAATCCAGAAATTACAATTTGTTCAAGAAATTTTTTCCtgtatattactccctccgttcctaaatacttgtcgtggttttagtgcaaatttgcactaaaaccatgacaagtatttaggaacggagggagtagattataAAACTATTCTTGCTTAAATCATAAcatcttatactccctccgtcccaaaataagtgacatggatttgtatagattcttatacaaattcacgtcacttattttgggacggagggagtagtattaaTGGTTATCAGGTGTAATCAGGAGGTAATTTCAACTGTCATGTATCAAGGCTTGGTTGACTAAGAATTTTAAGTAGTTATCACATTTTCTAATGAAAGTTAAATCGCACAACTAGCACATAAAGTGCAAGTATAAAAAAATGGCATATTGCTATCCAACTGTTTAAGAGAAAATTGTCCAACCGGTCATGGCAATTGGGCAGGTTTGGCTCCCTTTGCCCACCTTGCTTTACCAGGCAAGAAAAAActattcctccgatcctaaattgttgtcgaaatattacatgtatctagacgtttttaaagaatagatacatccatatttggacaaatttgagacaataatttaggatcggagggagtagcccGTATGAGCAATAGCTCAAGAGTGGAGGTTAGCAATGCTACATGTTTGGTTCTTTTGCCTCTCCTTTTTGCAATATAGGTTCTTTTGCCCTGAAAGGGTAAACGAATGCATATGCTTTGAAATATATCTAGTTGCTTcaaatatgaagaaaaaaagatgacaAACATCAGCAATCAAACCTTGCCCACGTAGGACTGCTCGATTGACTGTTATGGGCAAGCCCCTATAGGAGGCATGCCAAGGATAAGGCAGCAGTTAATCATAGATAGTTATGTCTTTATGATTTCGTCTTTTAGATAAGATTACTTAACTTAAGTTAAAGATAGCTTGCTAGGGGCTAAGCCAACATCTCTATAAAAGCGCGACCATCTATCATTTATGAATTAATCCGAGAATAAACAATCTATCTTCCAGTCCCCTTCTTCCCTGCCCTTGAGGTCCAGCTGCCGGCAAGGCGCCGTTGCGCCTCTTGGGCCCAGGGCTACCTCGAACCAGGCTTAAACAGCCCCTATCTATCTCACCATGTGACATTGGCACTCCTCCATAGGCAAGCTTTTCCTTCCCTGTGTGATAAAGTTTGCCTAGCAGATTGAGGTTTTTTAGCACAAAAACATATCTTGCAAGGTGGGCAATTGCTTGGTCTACCTAGGAATCAGAATGCCCATGTATTATTAAAACCCTGTACAACATGCCATCGGACTATCCTGGAGGGAATACATTTGTCTATGCCTACTAAAACACATGGAAATCAGACATTGCACCAATGATAGATCAAAAGGAGAAATTAGGTGTAAGCAATTCCTTAGCAAGATACTGATAATTTACCTAGACTTACCAAACACACGAATATCAGACAAAGCTGGATACAATCAAATGATTTGGAGAATAGACAAGGATGACCAAGTTCACTTTATACTATGTATCTTTAAACTGAGGAAGGGCAGGCGGAGTGTTTTATCATTCTCACCATCACTTTGCCTTTTCATTcctttgctgtcaaaaaaattggcaGGTAATGAGGAGGATTTTGCTTTCTGAGGCTCCGCTGGTTGTTCATGATTAACATTATTGCCACGAGGTGCTGCACCTGCTGTAACTTTAGTGGCTGCAGCGGCTTTTGCCTGTACCATAAATTGGAAAATATGAACTCACTTTGCAAAGAACATACGCATACACCTCCATTGTAAATATACTTAAGTCAGATGATGACTATAGTACTGAATATATGTGAAATCACAAAACATTAGCTGCTGCTACGGAGCAATTAAACTATAGCAAGTATTTGCAATTTCTTCAATACAGTTCatgtggaaaaaaaacacGCATGCTGCTTAATAGTGAGCAGTAAACTAAACTTaatataaaaagaaaaaactggaAACATGAATGGTTTTGAACAAACCACGAGAACACATGTTATTATTGAACTATCCAACATGTTTCCTACCCAGACCTTTTCTACCAGGAAATTGCATAACAGTAACATTAGTGGTCTCTAATCGACTGCAGGGTCATATTTAGAAGAGCTACCTAAAAAACATTACAGCGTACTCAGTGAAGTTGTATTTGTAGTAAGTGGCCACACTTCAAAACTTCGATATGGAAACAAAacttcatttgtttttctttcaacAATCAACATAATATCGTCCATATTGTTCTTCTAAACAGACAACGATTTAATTTCATGTAGGCTAGAATAATAATGGTGTATGCGTAGAACAACTGCCATGAAAGTTATCATTAAAATATGACCAGACAAATATACCCACATAAAGGTGTAAATCGGTGAACACagacagttttttttcctttttttaccTCATGATGTTTCCGCGAAACTTGGTGTGCAGGCCAAAGTGCTTCAGATTTCAGAGTAACGTTGCAGACTCTGCAGATGGGCTGATCATATTCATTGTACCTGCAGAGTATAATGCACCTGGCTATTAGATACTCAATTGCTTGATTGGTACTTGTATTGCTTGATTAACATCGCATATTATCACCTGAAATCAAAGTTTTAAATAATTCAGCATAACCTATGTTGCAGTAACTAAAGCTATTGTACCTACCATTGTACTGGATGCAACATAACGACGTAGCTCTCCTCTCATGATCTACTACAACCTATAGAACATGTGTAAATGGAATACATTCCAACTAAAATTCACATCCCAGGAATTTAGCTAAGCAAATAAGAACCATAACGGGATAATGCAAAGGGGCATATGGAAACATAAGACCATACGAGGTTCAAATGCCCAGAGAAAATTGGCAGCAAGCTTTCAACCGGTAACCCACGAAATGAGAATTCCAACACTAAAGCCTTCTTCTCTGCTCGGGAGCAAGCAAACCAGTTTCTCGGTATGTAGACAACAGTATGAAATAATACCTAGTGATTTAGGCCTGCCTAACAAACCCCATAGTCGGTTGTTCGTCCCATTTTCCTAGGGTTACATCAAGCAAAATTGCGACCCAGCCCAAATCAGCACAGCCATGGAACAAACTAAGCGGGAAGAATCCAGATTCCGGAGATTACATTCTAGCAGGAAACAGCGAGAGGCGAAGGGGAACGGAGGAGACCTGACGAGCGAGGGATCGATGCGCTTCTCCTGCTTCTCCTTGGCCTCGCGCTCGCGAAGCTTCGCCCGGAACAGGGCCTTTCTCTGATCCATGTGCGAGGGGAGGGGAAGACTGCCCTAGGAATCCAGTCGCTGCCCCGCCCGAGGCTGCGGCTTCCGCTTCGCTTACTCGCCTCCCCTCGCCTCGCCTGTGGAACCTTCTTAGCTTTTGCTACAGGAAGCGCCCTCGGCCTCGAAGGTTTGAGCCTCGAGGGCGAGAGTGAGTCGagagacgacgacgagacgACGCGTGCGCTCACCGGCTAAATGGGCCTTTTCTGGGCTGCGCTGCATGATAATACGTGGGCCTGGGAAAAACGGATGATTATGCAATTAGCCATGCCCATCCATGTGTTTAGGCGGCTTTGAcggttcttaaaaaaaaaaggtgccggctttgaaaaaaaaaaggtgccgcaacgtggataacttgtatgattctatGTATCTTCTGGCTGTTCACCCGTCgccgcacgacgaacttgcaacccaatgaaaattcgcaacaccacacacttgcgcgGTAGTCCGCCGATcacaagcggtttcgcaatcttccaattcctagcggaacgacagattacgctcgaactttcagtagataaacactctatcgaaacaaatatggtgtaggtaaaattcctgatcgaaacaaagagaaattatatactttcagatgaatgcttcgAGCAATTCAACAAAAGTCTTGAAAATAGCTAAAACGTGGTTTTACCCTAAACCTAGGCGTACCCCTTGTTTATATAGACGAAGAGTAGCCCAAACACAATACAAACTCCGACTCAAACTCAACTactcaaactagaattcgactcagactcaaactagaattcgactcagactcaaactagagctagaattcgactcaaactagaattcgactcagactcaaactagagctagaattcgactcaaactagaattcgactcagactcaaactagagctagaattcgactcaaactagaattcgactcagactcaaactagaactagaattcgactcaaactagaattcgactcagactcaaacatGGACTCGCAGATCCGGGCGCTCCTTAGACGTGTCGGACTCGTCGTAGTCTGTCCTAGTGCGCCTTATATTCGTACTCGACTTGCGGTGCATCCTGGGCATATCatccttgtcgttggctgccccttgcacacaagaCATTCTTCTAACTTGTATTCTTCGTCTTCACTTTTGGTGCGCctgcctccatctcctccctcgcgcatatTTTGATGTTGGATATCAACACTTGAGGATCCGTACCCTCATCAGCCGTCTTCGAGAAAACTTCAATCTCCAGCTGTTCTCCTAGTCTCTCACGGCCGATCTGACGTtgagagacgaggggaaccacGTATCAACGTCTGGCATCCAGTTTGCTATCCTCTTTTGTTAGGTTTGTGTGTTCTTCTCGATGGCGTCTTGGCGATGGAGACGTCTTCGTCTAGAAGATTGACGTCCTCGCTCCTTTCTCGTCCAGGTGTAGGCGTTGCAACCTATGTCACGGAGTCAGCAGTTCTCACGACACGTTTTTTTCGtgtttttggtctttttcctTGTTGATTTATCGATGAAAAAGCAGTTTTACGGTTTGTCTTGCAAGGGATATGACCCCGGCCATGGTGCACTCAATGATTTTAGGTTCTCACTGTTTGAAGTGGGCAGCTCATGTggcttttcaaaacctctGAGGTTAGGTCAGCTTGTGCAAGTATGGTACTccttccatttcacaaagtttggcgtattttgtttcgttaagataaggttttgaccaatgataactctattaatatgtgtttttacatacatgaaatttatatcaatagattcgtctttaaaagttctttctaataatcatgattttgtatcatatatgttacatattaatagtgtaattcttggtcaaaaccttgtcttaacgaaacaaagtacgccaacctttgtgaaatggaggaagtattttaCAATTTTATCAACAAATACGTGAAGAAGCATCAAGATGCGAAGGATGGATCAAGAGAAATTTAGTTCGGGTAACTACGATGAAGCTTTACTTTTGTTGAGTATATTCGTTATTTGTGCCCGTTCGTGTATCTATCTTTTCTACTTTATCGCCCACACTTGAATAGGGACCCTactgaaacattttttttggtcTGGGCCCAAAAAATCGAGTAGGACCATGTTTAGGAGCCCTGCTCTGAGTAATAGTCACTTTATGGTGAGATGGACTTTCTGGAGCACGCAGTAAATTCATGCGATTCCCTAAGGCCCGAAGCCCGTTTTGGGCCCAAAACCAGGTAAAATTCGGAGCTGGAAAATTTCCAGATTAAGGCTAATTTTATGGATAATTTTATTCCTCCTTGGTATAGTGAGAGGGCAATCTCTTTAGGCGCCAAGTTGTTTAGCCACCGCCACGTGCAGAAACGTGCAGGTTTACCTTTCGCCACCATGATCTTTGTACAAGAGTCGAAAAGACAGTCATTAACCGAGCTACGTGGGATGTTTGTGCTCCGCGACTAGTTgccaatttctttttcttttgcagggTTTCATCTTGTAAGTATTTGCGAATTGTGAACCTCACTCTTTTCCATCCAGACGAATGAAAAAGCTAGCATTATCTAGAGGTAGGGCGCATGATGCAAAATGCTTCTAGGTCGgctctaaaagaaaaataaacatcGTGATGCAGTGATGCAGCTCATACCAGAGTACTAAATTCGTGGATTAAGTAGAGCATAAAGTAATCTTAAATTAAATTCATTGCAATTTGGTCTTAAAATGTACTACTTCCgttgtttcataattcttatttcaaatttgctaaaaatggatgtatctatttaaaaaacgtctagacaTATGGAACGGACGAAGTACTTGCCGATTGGAACAGGACTTGCCAAGccaagaacaaacacaaaacTTCCATCACATATACAGACTAACGAGTACTAACTTTGAAAGCATATCAAACCACGGAAAGCTAAAACTTAGCCATAAAGATCACTGGAAAACCGAAGTGCTGGCAAGAAATAAGACACCAAATGTATGAAAACTGTACATGTAAAATCAAGACCGGCAGCAACTAGCAGTTTAGCATGTCTCCTTAATAATGGAACAGCATAGCAAGTCGGGAAATAGTGGCAATGTTTCCCATCGACAATAGTAAACAGAACCATAACAGGATTCAAACAGAAAAGAACTTCCATCCGACAGTTTCTCCGGTGGTGTATGCAGGCACGGCACACCATTCACCAACCCCCACTTGCGCCACCCCACCCATCCTGCGCTGGGGCTGCCTTTTTGGCGCTGCCCCATCCCGAGTCGTCGTTACCAGCAGCACCATTGCCACCAGGAGCTGCTCCTCCCCAGCCTCCGTCACCGCCATCAGAGGTAGCAGCAGCTGCACCCCAGCCACCGCCACGGTTGCTGTCGCCACCCCCGCCACCCCATCCAGCATCCCCGCCTCCAGATCCTCCACCTGTGCCCCatccgccgctgccaccgccaaTGTTATCAGTCCATCCACCACTGTTGTCGCCACCACCATCATTTCCAAAGTTACCTCGGccacgcccgcgcccacgcccACGGCCACCAGAACTGTTCCTTGAATCAAACCTGCCTCCTGctttgagaaaaaataaaagataaacTAAAAGTGCTTGCATACTAGAGGAGACTAAACATCATTTGGCAAGATTTAGTGACAACTCTATCGCGCTGATATTTTAGGAACCCCACACTTGACAGGAAACAGAAAGAAATAAGCAACAAGAAAACAGAGTAGATTTGAGGACCACCACGAACCATCTGGCTTTGTAGAAACCAGGGAGCAGCACCTATTTACCATGAAATAAAAACGTGTGCTACTTGGTAACTGCCAAGCTGAAAGGAAACTAGCAAATATGCAGTCCCACTAAGAAACTCTGAAGAACAGCGATTAAACAATCCAATGCAGATAAGCACTGACCTGTTCTTCCAGAGAATGGCCTGTCCCTATCATTATCACCATCTCCCCTCCATCCATCATTTgcaccaccagcaccaccaGAAGCCCAAGATGAATTTTTCATTGGAACCATTGCAGCAACATTTCGCATTGGAGGACCAGCATCAGGTGGCGGTTTGTCAATATGTTTCTGGAAATATGACACAAGGCGATCAATGCTGTCAAAATCTCGCTTCCGAAATCTGAAGCCCTTTGGGAACAACCCGACATACTcatgatgtggatttgtactCCTAATGTAAGATAATACAAAGGTGCCTGGGTGCTCATGAGATATGCCAAAACAATATACTATTCTCATAGGATTCTCTGCCTTCTCTGCCCTTAACGCATCATCAACTTCACCTTTTAACCCTTTCCTGAATTTGCGATAAGACAGCATGCTTTTCAAGTTGCCAACCAACGGATCCACATATCTGTCTATTACCTGTACATTTGTAAAAAGGACTCATCATTTAGCTGAAAATAAAAGATATCAATCTAACTGTTACAAGAGAAACAGAATTGCAGCTAATCGATatgaaataaaagaaaaattaatatTGAAATTTATCTTGTGCACCAACCTCATCAAGATCTTCAAAAGATTCATTACCAATGGTGAGTGTTTTTCCAAGGCGAAGCAAACTTGTAATATCTTTATGATCCTTTCCACTTTCAGTTATCTCCTTGTGTGCAAAGACACCATCAAATATTTTCAATGTAAGTGTTAGAAATGATGGGCCCTTGAGACTAGGCCGAATGACCTTCTCACCAGGCTCTTTGTCTCCCAAGAACTGTTTCAACAAACATAGTTTAGATCAGATACTATCAAAGAACAAATAGCCAAGGAAACAAAGGGTGAAGAATAGAATCTATTTAAAATGACAGCAAACCTGCATTGCTTCTTCAGCTGTCAAGTTCTGAAAGTGAGGATGAACTATCATACGGGGTTTGAAAAGTTTCTTTGCGAGTTCCTTTTCTTTCCGAGCCTTATCATCCTTGTTTGGAACAATGTGTTTTTCATGATTGAATGGGTCATGATTATTTCTGGTGAATGGTCTTCGCTTCATGTCACTCTCCTTGCATGTTAGGTAAACTATGAACCTATTTTTATTAACATTTTTAATTTTGCCAGTTAATACATCACCTTCATGTAGCTGCAGTGATTCTGCATCAAAGGCCACGTCATCAGAATAGTTGTCTCCCATAACTATGGCTTTCAAACCAGAATCAAAGGTGCATATTATTCGGTTCTCTTGTATGTTACGAACAGTTACTT
The Brachypodium distachyon strain Bd21 chromosome 2, Brachypodium_distachyon_v3.0, whole genome shotgun sequence genome window above contains:
- the LOC100834105 gene encoding zinc finger protein 830, with translation MDQRKALFRAKLREREAKEKQEKRIDPSLVRYNEYDQPICRVCNVTLKSEALWPAHQVSRKHHEAKAAAATKVTAGAAPRGNNVNHEQPAEPQKAKSSSLPANFFDSKGMKRQSDGTGAEGRSVRHEVADVQSMTKEASANKPSVRLDQVANKGSQTNTNAKGVLPGNFFDYTEEDEDEAPAPNDPNMTPVNITNPNHMQVKGVPAGFFDSNSTQPSEVSASPQAANILETAQVKGALPKGFFDNKDADLRARGIQPPKVDINDAYKEFEKEIQEDLQEVDDRLEEEEIDAAAEREEYLTFEQEEYRQRVDMLKQQLTESKAARNAKANSKPVGLEMESSTSDSSSNDEDGDTDFAVDWRAQHMK